In Solenopsis invicta isolate M01_SB chromosome 6, UNIL_Sinv_3.0, whole genome shotgun sequence, the genomic window TTAACAAAGGTACATGATTCTTTGAAAGCAATACCGAAAAGTTTGCCTTTGGCTATCAGCGAAAATGTGATTGTTTTGACAACCATAACCGAGAAACAACTTAATATACTGCGATTAGCGGAGAGCCTGGTACCGCCTCAGGCTCGGGCTCCTCTTGTCGCTCAAGTTATGTCTTGCCTCCAAGCGAACAACGACTTTCTCAACTGCACCAGATATGTCATTTGGCCTACGGTCAGTCTTTATGTTGCTAATTTTCCTGAATTTCCTGACTTAGCGCCTACTCAAGAACCAGCAAAACAAGAAGATCAGAAGTTAAAAGATAAGAACGCTTTGAACCAGACTACTAAAAATCAGCAGGAGTGGAACAAATCACAAACGAATTCCAATGTAAAGATTATCTCCAGGACGAAATTTCCGCAGAATAACGGACCTGTGATTAGTGTTACTGGTACTCGATTTGTGCCGATATTCACAGAACATCCCGAGTCGGTGATACTCAACATTCTCAAGGCGGTTCAACTGTCTTCGCCAAATGTACGAGAGGATCAGAGTGTCAAAATCACCAGCACGCAACAGTTTGGCGATCTGCTTAGCGATCAGCAATTGAATATTCTTAAGATAACAGAGGGTTTGCTACCCGATGCCGCTCGTCCTGCTTTCGTCAATCGGATGATAGAGTGCGTTCAAAAGGGCAACTTTCTAGGATGCTCGAGAAGCGTGCTGTGGCCGAGTTTGCTGGAACATTTCCCCAGGCTGCCCAGTTTCCCAAATTTCGGAGGACATCCTCAAGCGTCAAACACTAAGTCTACATTACCGCAGAATGAGTCTAAATTACCTCTGACTGACCCATCGCCATTTTCGGAGACTGACGTTAAAGTTGGCCAACATGGAGACGCTACCGTTACCATCACAGACACTAGATTTTATCCGATTTTTTCTGAACATCCAGAAGGTGTCATTTTAAGAATTCTCAAGGCTGTACAGCATTCTACTCCAGATGCCCTTACTTCGATGGTTACTTCCAAATCACCACAAATTTCGACTGTTTTCACGGAACGGCAAAGTAATATTGTTCAAGCCGCAGAAACTCTGTTGCCGGAATCAATAAGACCAGTCTTCGTTGACAAGATGCTTACTTGTGTTCAACAGAATACATTCCTCGAGTGTACGAGAGATATAACTTGGCCAACTGTTGCACAATTTTTCCCGAGACTGCCAAATTTTCCTAATTTTGGAAGATTTCAGATCCTACCAAGGACAAAAATCGATTTATCATCAGTTTTGCTGCATAACGTTTATTCCGATAACCAGACATCTGGTGAGAAGAGTGAAAATGCACCGAAGACTACCATAGAAACAATAGAAGATAAAATAGAGAGTGTATTGAAGGATCTGCTGAACTCGTCACCGCGTTTGGACAATTCTTACTTGGATGTCAATAATCCGGTAATAGGCTCTCTTCTGACTGCTCGAGAAATGAACATTGTCAGATTAGCCGAAAGAGCAATACCGGATTCGATACGCAgcgaatatataaataacatcctGGAATGCGcgaaaagtaataattttctaaCCTGTACCCAACATGTCACTTGGCCGACCTTGAAGCAATTTTCGCCGACTTTACCAAACTTCGAAGAATTGTTCAGTCAGCTTCCCGGAGCAGGTCAAATTCCTGGTATCAGTCAGATTCCAGGCATCAGCCAGATTCCAGACATTAGCCAGATTCCTGGTTTTGGTCAGATCCCTGGCTTAGGTCAACTTTTTGGTACAGGTCAGATCCCTGGCTTAGGTCAACTTCCTGGTGCAGGTCAGATTCCTGGTTTAGGTCAACTTTCTGGTGCAAGTCAAATCCCTGGTATAGGTCAACTTCCTGGTGCAAATCAAATTCCTGGCATAGGCCAACTTCCTAGCGGAAGTCAGATCTCTGGTATTGGTCAACTTCCTGGCGGAGGTCAGAGTCCTGGCATTGGTCAACTTCCTGGCGCAGGTCAGATCTCTGGAATAGGTCAACTTCCTGGACAGATTCCTGGTATTCCAGGATCGGGAAATTTTTTCGTCGAGAGTCCCAACTTGCCACAGATTTCTATCTCTCAAATTCCTATGCTACCGAGCGGAATTCAATCTGGCATACCTCAGTTTCCAGGATTGTCTAGCTTTAGCGGTCTAAATTATCCGCAATTTGAAATCTTGTCGGACGCGCCGCAAGAGCCAAAGTCACAGGAGCCGAAGCCGAAGCCTCATCAAGAGACGGTTCAATCAAAGGTCGCGCACACAGTGGAGCAGGTGAACCTAATAAATGGAGAATCGAGGGCTTCGAACACTGCGTCAGTAGGTGAATCAGTCATATCCGTTAAACGCAgactaatttttctttttctagatGTTCAGTTTACTAAttctcaattttcttttattttccagGCGAGCAAGGAGTAGTCTTCGGATATCTTGGACAACCGTCAGACATTCTCATAGATATTTCCAAGGAGAAAGTTCAGTTGCCTGAACATAAGCTACAACGAAGTCCATTGTCGGAATCTGTTCCCTCAGGCACATCACCGAAGAAACACGAAAGAAGACGAAGAAGTACTGATCAATTATCAAATACTTACTATGAGACCGAGGGAGAAAATAAATGGCCTTCGGAGACGACGATGGACAGTATGTTCCCTAACATCACGGAATCCGACTTTCTTCAGCTTCtagttaatatttcaaaatccgagaaaattttagaaaaaaccCCCGAGGAGAATTCAAAGCAGTATTTCGTAGATACGTTAAAttctacaataaaaaattctctaacCGCCGATCAATATGAGATCTTGAAACAGGTGGAAGATTTCAACCAGCATACTGCAAATCGTGGTTTCATGTCGCAGGTAGTCCAATGCGTACTTAGCCTCAGCTTTATCAGATGCATGGCTATTTTCGTCTGGCCATTAATCACTAGCACCGTGCCATCATTGCTCGGTTTGCCGTCTTTACCCTCGTTGCCTCTTCTTGGTATCATTGGAAGATCGACGGAGACCGAAGTTCAGCATTTCTTCGGCATGTCTACGAGCGATTTTGAGAAAGAAATGTTAACGAGAAAAGAATCTATAGAAAATATGCTCCTGGACTGGTACAAGACAGCGATGGAAGAGAAGTTTCAGGTAGATCTAGGTTTCCTGAAGCTCAAGGGCTACGGAAATGGTGAAGTCGGCATTAGCTTCGGTGGTTTCCGCAAGGGTAGAGCCACGAAGATCAAAGACAATAAGAACTTGCCGAGTATTTTGACGATCATCAGCGACATTATGGAAGAGGTATTAGATCAGCGGCCAGACCACGAGAAGctcaagaaagaaaaagagaagaaagagagaagctTAGATTTGCAAGAAGCGAACTTTCAGCTTTTGCAAGAGAGCGACGAGTACGCAGATATTAAGCGATCCATTAACGATGATCAGATAATCACTATGTTTCTAGATAAAATCAAGGCCAACGCGACAGATTTTGCTGATGGTGATGTTACTCAGTTCCTCAACGTTGAGAACGCTTACAACGCTTTCAGCGTACTCTTCGGGACCCGTTTGAACGAAAAGTTTGCGGACAGATTCAAGGCTTTTACCGAAGAACATTTGAAGAAAGATAATCCCGAGAAGCAAATAAAGAACCATAATGCGGAGGAATTAAAAGTAATACCTTTGAAAGGAGAAATGACTTATGAGCTTGAGAAAGAATATATGGAAAGTGATGAGGAACGCAAAAGAGAACACCGCGCAAAGAACGAATTCAGATCTCTGCTGGATGAGTACTCAGAGAAGTTAGCGAAGAAGTCGGAAATTCCTCCTACGAAGAAGCTCGAAGATCCAGAAAACGAAAATAGGATCAAGGACACTGAATCATCCTCCGACAAGAGTGTACGTTCGGAACTGAGGATTCAGTTGCCGCTTTTGCGAGAAGACATCATGTCCAGGAAAATGACAAACGCAATAATGCATTTCGGAAGAGCGATGAAGACGAAGATGAGCCATTTGATGCCTGGAATCGGTTTCATTATAACTTTCGTCGTTCAAATGGCCTTGGCTCACGCGAGAGCGGCAGCTACCATGGCTGGTATGATTAGCAACATGGCCCTTATGTCAGCCATGTTCGGCATGTTGCGACAAAGTATATTCGGGTCGGAAAATCCGGAGGTTAAATATGTGTACGACAATTATAAAACGGGTCCGGGGATTACTTGGCCGCATCATCACAGGTCATATTATCATTATGAGAAATAGAACTTTGATTCGCCTGATCAAGTCTACTAATCACTTTCGATGTATACTGTATTAAAACGTTTCTCGTTAAGAGCTTTATATACGTCTCTGTTACAGACTTAGCTCAAAGTCTGAAGCAAATCAGATTATATATTGGGttagctttaattttttgtattaatatcacCGTGGTCGCGTTCATGAAATGTAGTtttgagataattaaaataaaaataataattttgctaaaatatctaaacatttagctggatacaaatctgaataattttgttagactataaaataattatgtaggacactcAAACTGATTATTAAagtatcaaaactttttgcatttcTAATCACCTTAAACTCAATCATCTTTTAATCATCTAATCATGTTTAAACagccttcataattattttaatagtacaataaaattattttcagatttgtattcagttaaatttttaaatattttagcaaaacctTCTTTCCGTGTACGGAAATGTATGCTTATGCTAATAACAGGtgctataaaaaaagttttatccaTTCCTGAAAAGATACTAATCGAAAAGTTAGATAATAGTTTCTCTGAATGCGTCCACGTTATCTCTCATGAaacattttacttatattttagtACACAACACGGAATTCGACAAGAGTATATTTTCAAAAGTTAGAATAGATAATATTTAGAATCTGAAGAAACGGTATTTTCGTAGATGGTTTATGGAAACGATCCCTCgcaatttaatcataaaacaCGCGCCATTTCGCAagagatatttatttcattgtcaTGGGATTTTACGGTGGTGGGTGacatttcttcatattttttagaaaaattattctatataatACAAGTATGgcattacaaattatatatcataCAGTCATATTGACAGAATATTGAATTAATAGCATAGATCTTAAGACTGATATACTCTTTAATTATatcgtattaaaaataaatgaattgtaCCTATCTTGTATAATTACTGTTGTCCCTCcaaactattattaattaattttactgagtaattttattttataatacaataaacgTTTTAATATCAATATAGTTATTGCAGAAGTTTTGCTGAAAagttcatattataattaatataatttttgagaatatttaaattattaaagcttTTAGAAACATATATTAAACTTGACTTACGGAATTcaataaaagagataaataataaatataataaaattgcatgtgTTTTCATCTTCTGCATTGATATCGAAAATACTGGCGCTACAACTTTCAAGAACCTTGAGAAGTCAACAGGAATAGACCTGAGATTATTCTGGACAACCACGTTGAaggtcttctctctctcttttcgagCATATCTtccttcttttatttatttcgccAGTTTTATGCGTTGCATGCAGCAAAAGGTGTACTGGGACGCAACAAGAGCACAAAAGAGACCGGAGTCGAGATGATGATACTACACGCAATCGTTAGAACGTTGAACTACTACgaaagcaaaataatattatcttagaatcttagaaatattattttctgacATTCCTCACTGCGATTAAACTTTGCAATTTATAGATTTCCATTGATAAAATAGAGCATCagagagaaaaataaagcaATCTTTTTCAAAAACCTGACATGGAAAGCAATTAATTGTTCATAAACGCAACTTCGTGTTAatcagaaaagagaaaaataaaataaactaattccAATCAAACCCGTTTGATGCATAATAATTTGATGTGTCGATTTTTTACTCTTGTAACGTAATATAAATGTGAAATGCGTAcagcaatatataataaattgtaagatAAAAAGAGTTTTAGTCAATCATGAGCGGCAAAACGGAAGGCACTACATCCTCCTCTTGAACCACTTTCGATTTGTCTTCCTCTGTGATTTCTTCTGTAATCGTTCTCGATTCAATTTCTGCAGAATAAGTTAGCTCATTCAAGTAGTACCtgcaacaaataattattaattctcaTACGGCACCGAGATTATTATAGAAAGTTTTTAGAAAGGtttcaatcttttataattttacgtgCAATAATTCCAGAAAAATTTTACCACatgttatatgaaatatttctaaaatctattatatatagtaaatttaataacatattcaaAAGcagaacaaaaaatcattatgacgtcaaaatgattaataaaagttatcGACCAATCACGattcatttttatatcattttacatCGTTGTTGTGACTTGTTGCTGTTCTACTTGGGTATGACTTATAATACCAGAGCAATAGATTGATACAGTTATACGTGTTTTGTATAACTATACTATGGACAATAACAGTACTAATGGATTAGATAGTGCAGTAATACACATGTTAAATAGCAAACAGCATTTGTTTTAATgctttacgttttttttttaatttagaaaagtttattttgagttcttttttaagagaaaagtTGTGATAAatgttattcaaataaaatattattgtcttATGCACTTTTTTGTtgaacatataatatttcagatatcatatttgtatttattatattttcaataaacttTTAGCAATTTTTCCATAAGGTTCTAAATACAAGAATCGCGAACATTTTGCTATTCCAAAGCtgtctcagaaatatttcagatatattttacaacttttataaaaaatctttcatttttcagttgAAATTTCTGaggtattttttgaaaatttcggTGTTGTATGAGTTACATATATCGCAAAAACACTCAtgattttcaattcatttaaatgTCATAAAATATACATGCCATTCATAAGCGTGCTGACAATCGATATTTTCCTCGTCCGTGCATATCCGCTGTTTCTGATCAAACACTGTGTCGTTAGCGCAAATCACTGGGAAACCACGGCCGGAATTTTCGCAAACATGAAATATCCTGCAATTGTAATCTACATCGGCGTAAAAACCGGA contains:
- the LOC105194244 gene encoding uncharacterized protein LOC105194244 isoform X1; the protein is MSWLQSACFKRWYVYHHACGTLLTIGRLRSGRDIRLSTATMRALNSRRPRSTSSIHRLVPRSTLCFFLLLCVLHARARSVPHDEGSVIADQVHGKISIEVSDSNSDVVDEIAQTQSLPEHDGDEDVSRYEERTNPAEEILVEDPEKIQAEAIGDEGSVAKKRRRNDVNLSGKPMLQDGEKDEGIRRFDAQIDSDESEEPDQRKVPESITVDSPDSQEDTIEINVEHLHADVKNVNVNGDEDGAEPEEETYADTSSNIGENLKDVVHLKQTEKIDLNNEETGQNENFDGAEHNLNEERTKTIEHVKEDVPNELRSLQLAQAEEIERNQEEHIIEEALNNEEIKVGDKDLDLNRENRASVPGKSKYKSSTVYLNAEEGSLPGREQESIVDGQIKKLISIRNDALETVRNNAKPSGKFNEESLLSEKSIEVDAVAVEKDEEIRKRSSDEKATLTQSENLDESSPTTEADFNRFQKWKSQAAFLQEQIKNRTFLQYLREQAVEVLPDIPKFTEIQLLDTLKNIVLTRKLSTNETYWKNLDATELTENQLEIIKCAEQLVHTRQRQSFVENMGECIRGLSVFNCIRIFVWPVVLDNLPESIKQSLNNVPIEINLIDLFQGNRAKSARSESNIHPRLLTPEFVVFNILKGALESKVTYDLAPTFIDPTNETLRALLTNGQLQILQMAERLLPGEIRREYSDRMFSCVRRFEYFSCVKYFAWPMVKQYYPTLPAFPDYQSWYPSILYPQYPIVPFPNFVGTSGELPEVVEADATRMRKPKPEAVIVNILENTLKEHAKAPPLVHDTDSYVAVLPPEQLLSIHMAEQLLPISYRPEFVEKTVKCIQEYNYVSCIKYSTWPTVKQFHPTLPDISEWMPEWQSAVFNFPNFQFPDFSSFFPNLPPFLGGSQPTTPTAPTTEIPSESGNSTAEESSGRLAILLSRQSEVSSKASNELEDKVTDVLTKVHDSLKAIPKSLPLAISENVIVLTTITEKQLNILRLAESLVPPQARAPLVAQVMSCLQANNDFLNCTRYVIWPTVSLYVANFPEFPDLAPTQEPAKQEDQKLKDKNALNQTTKNQQEWNKSQTNSNVKIISRTKFPQNNGPVISVTGTRFVPIFTEHPESVILNILKAVQLSSPNVREDQSVKITSTQQFGDLLSDQQLNILKITEGLLPDAARPAFVNRMIECVQKGNFLGCSRSVLWPSLLEHFPRLPSFPNFGGHPQASNTKSTLPQNESKLPLTDPSPFSETDVKVGQHGDATVTITDTRFYPIFSEHPEGVILRILKAVQHSTPDALTSMVTSKSPQISTVFTERQSNIVQAAETLLPESIRPVFVDKMLTCVQQNTFLECTRDITWPTVAQFFPRLPNFPNFGRFQILPRTKIDLSSVLLHNVYSDNQTSGEKSENAPKTTIETIEDKIESVLKDLLNSSPRLDNSYLDVNNPVIGSLLTAREMNIVRLAERAIPDSIRSEYINNILECAKSNNFLTCTQHVTWPTLKQFSPTLPNFEELFSQLPGAGQIPGISQIPGISQIPDISQIPGFGQIPGLGQLFGTGQIPGLGQLPGAGQIPGLGQLSGASQIPGIGQLPGANQIPGIGQLPSGSQISGIGQLPGGGQSPGIGQLPGAGQISGIGQLPGQIPGIPGSGNFFVESPNLPQISISQIPMLPSGIQSGIPQFPGLSSFSGLNYPQFEILSDAPQEPKSQEPKPKPHQETVQSKVAHTVEQVNLINGESRASNTASVGEQGVVFGYLGQPSDILIDISKEKVQLPEHKLQRSPLSESVPSGTSPKKHERRRRSTDQLSNTYYETEGENKWPSETTMDSMFPNITESDFLQLLVNISKSEKILEKTPEENSKQYFVDTLNSTIKNSLTADQYEILKQVEDFNQHTANRGFMSQVVQCVLSLSFIRCMAIFVWPLITSTVPSLLGLPSLPSLPLLGIIGRSTETEVQHFFGMSTSDFEKEMLTRKESIENMLLDWYKTAMEEKFQVDLGFLKLKGYGNGEVGISFGGFRKGRATKIKDNKNLPSILTIISDIMEEVLDQRPDHEKLKKEKEKKERSLDLQEANFQLLQESDEYADIKRSINDDQIITMFLDKIKANATDFADGDVTQFLNVENAYNAFSVLFGTRLNEKFADRFKAFTEEHLKKDNPEKQIKNHNAEELKVIPLKGEMTYELEKEYMESDEERKREHRAKNEFRSLLDEYSEKLAKKSEIPPTKKLEDPENENRIKDTESSSDKSVRSELRIQLPLLREDIMSRKMTNAIMHFGRAMKTKMSHLMPGIGFIITFVVQMALAHARAAATMAGMISNMALMSAMFGMLRQSIFGSENPEVKYVYDNYKTGPGITWPHHHRSYYHYEK
- the LOC105194245 gene encoding U-scoloptoxin(01)-Er1a, whose amino-acid sequence is MPSGFYADVDYNCRIFHVCENSGRGFPVICANDTVFDQKQRICTDEENIDCQHAYEWYYLNELTYSAEIESRTITEEITEEDKSKVVQEEDVVPSVLPLMID
- the LOC105194244 gene encoding uncharacterized protein LOC105194244 isoform X2, producing the protein MSWLQSACFKRWYVYHHACGTLLTIGRLRSGRDIRLSTATMRALNSRRPRSTSSIHRLVPRSTLCFFLLLCVLHARARSVPHDEGSVIADQVHGKISIEVSDSNSDVVDEIAQTQSLPEHDGDEDVSRYEERTNPAEEILVEDPEKIQAEAIGDEGSVAKKRRRNDVNLSGKPMLQDGEKDEGIRRFDAQIDSDESEEPDQRKVPESITVDSPDSQEDTIEINVEHLHADVKNVNVNGDEDGAEPEEETYADTSSNIGENLKDVVHLKQTEKIDLNNEETGQNENFDGAEHNLNEERTKTIEHVKEDVPNELRSLQLAQAEEIERNQEEHIIEEALNNEEIKVGDKDLDLNRENRASVPEKSIEVDAVAVEKDEEIRKRSSDEKATLTQSENLDESSPTTEADFNRFQKWKSQAAFLQEQIKNRTFLQYLREQAVEVLPDIPKFTEIQLLDTLKNIVLTRKLSTNETYWKNLDATELTENQLEIIKCAEQLVHTRQRQSFVENMGECIRGLSVFNCIRIFVWPVVLDNLPESIKQSLNNVPIEINLIDLFQGNRAKSARSESNIHPRLLTPEFVVFNILKGALESKVTYDLAPTFIDPTNETLRALLTNGQLQILQMAERLLPGEIRREYSDRMFSCVRRFEYFSCVKYFAWPMVKQYYPTLPAFPDYQSWYPSILYPQYPIVPFPNFVGTSGELPEVVEADATRMRKPKPEAVIVNILENTLKEHAKAPPLVHDTDSYVAVLPPEQLLSIHMAEQLLPISYRPEFVEKTVKCIQEYNYVSCIKYSTWPTVKQFHPTLPDISEWMPEWQSAVFNFPNFQFPDFSSFFPNLPPFLGGSQPTTPTAPTTEIPSESGNSTAEESSGRLAILLSRQSEVSSKASNELEDKVTDVLTKVHDSLKAIPKSLPLAISENVIVLTTITEKQLNILRLAESLVPPQARAPLVAQVMSCLQANNDFLNCTRYVIWPTVSLYVANFPEFPDLAPTQEPAKQEDQKLKDKNALNQTTKNQQEWNKSQTNSNVKIISRTKFPQNNGPVISVTGTRFVPIFTEHPESVILNILKAVQLSSPNVREDQSVKITSTQQFGDLLSDQQLNILKITEGLLPDAARPAFVNRMIECVQKGNFLGCSRSVLWPSLLEHFPRLPSFPNFGGHPQASNTKSTLPQNESKLPLTDPSPFSETDVKVGQHGDATVTITDTRFYPIFSEHPEGVILRILKAVQHSTPDALTSMVTSKSPQISTVFTERQSNIVQAAETLLPESIRPVFVDKMLTCVQQNTFLECTRDITWPTVAQFFPRLPNFPNFGRFQILPRTKIDLSSVLLHNVYSDNQTSGEKSENAPKTTIETIEDKIESVLKDLLNSSPRLDNSYLDVNNPVIGSLLTAREMNIVRLAERAIPDSIRSEYINNILECAKSNNFLTCTQHVTWPTLKQFSPTLPNFEELFSQLPGAGQIPGISQIPGISQIPDISQIPGFGQIPGLGQLFGTGQIPGLGQLPGAGQIPGLGQLSGASQIPGIGQLPGANQIPGIGQLPSGSQISGIGQLPGGGQSPGIGQLPGAGQISGIGQLPGQIPGIPGSGNFFVESPNLPQISISQIPMLPSGIQSGIPQFPGLSSFSGLNYPQFEILSDAPQEPKSQEPKPKPHQETVQSKVAHTVEQVNLINGESRASNTASVGEQGVVFGYLGQPSDILIDISKEKVQLPEHKLQRSPLSESVPSGTSPKKHERRRRSTDQLSNTYYETEGENKWPSETTMDSMFPNITESDFLQLLVNISKSEKILEKTPEENSKQYFVDTLNSTIKNSLTADQYEILKQVEDFNQHTANRGFMSQVVQCVLSLSFIRCMAIFVWPLITSTVPSLLGLPSLPSLPLLGIIGRSTETEVQHFFGMSTSDFEKEMLTRKESIENMLLDWYKTAMEEKFQVDLGFLKLKGYGNGEVGISFGGFRKGRATKIKDNKNLPSILTIISDIMEEVLDQRPDHEKLKKEKEKKERSLDLQEANFQLLQESDEYADIKRSINDDQIITMFLDKIKANATDFADGDVTQFLNVENAYNAFSVLFGTRLNEKFADRFKAFTEEHLKKDNPEKQIKNHNAEELKVIPLKGEMTYELEKEYMESDEERKREHRAKNEFRSLLDEYSEKLAKKSEIPPTKKLEDPENENRIKDTESSSDKSVRSELRIQLPLLREDIMSRKMTNAIMHFGRAMKTKMSHLMPGIGFIITFVVQMALAHARAAATMAGMISNMALMSAMFGMLRQSIFGSENPEVKYVYDNYKTGPGITWPHHHRSYYHYEK